A single Vallitalea okinawensis DNA region contains:
- a CDS encoding ABC transporter permease, with translation MSKLSEMFMDDARRNRMVPFISVILGFLVGAIIILLSGANPIEAYGALIQGAFGSLKKIGDTLLYSTTLILTGLAVAFAFKTGLFNIGASGQMLMGGFIAVLLGITLDLPRIILLPICITSSIVAGAVWAFIPGVLKAKYRVHEVVTTIMMNWISVWTVYYFVPELIRGPFDTESANVPANALLRTEWMTKLFDGSYVNLGLFLALITALIIWWVLDRTTFGYELKAVGFNPDAAQYSGMKVNRNIIYSMMISGALAGLAGATFYIGYASNIKIGVSPTQGFDGIAVALLGLNHPLGVVLAALLFGFMNAGKLSMQIATGVPNELVPIIIATIIFFAATNEMIKGWLKRIGNKKSDKERGAK, from the coding sequence TAGGATTCCTTGTTGGTGCTATTATTATCTTATTATCTGGAGCAAATCCTATAGAAGCCTATGGTGCATTAATACAAGGTGCCTTTGGTAGTTTGAAAAAAATTGGTGATACATTACTTTATTCTACAACATTAATTTTAACAGGTTTAGCTGTTGCTTTTGCATTTAAAACAGGTCTATTTAATATAGGTGCTTCTGGTCAGATGTTAATGGGTGGTTTTATTGCGGTATTATTAGGTATTACATTAGATTTACCAAGAATAATACTTCTTCCTATATGTATTACCTCATCTATTGTTGCTGGAGCTGTATGGGCATTTATTCCTGGGGTATTAAAGGCTAAATACCGTGTACATGAAGTTGTTACAACAATCATGATGAACTGGATCAGTGTTTGGACAGTCTATTACTTTGTTCCAGAGTTAATTAGAGGTCCCTTTGATACTGAATCAGCCAATGTACCTGCAAATGCTTTACTCAGAACGGAATGGATGACAAAGTTATTTGATGGTTCATATGTAAACTTAGGATTATTTCTTGCATTAATAACTGCTCTAATCATATGGTGGGTACTTGATCGTACAACATTTGGTTATGAATTAAAAGCTGTTGGTTTTAATCCTGATGCAGCTCAATATTCTGGTATGAAAGTTAATAGAAACATCATCTATTCCATGATGATTTCTGGTGCATTAGCTGGTTTAGCGGGTGCCACTTTCTATATCGGTTATGCAAGTAACATTAAGATAGGTGTATCTCCAACACAGGGTTTTGATGGTATCGCTGTTGCTTTATTAGGTTTAAACCATCCACTAGGAGTAGTTTTAGCCGCATTATTATTCGGTTTTATGAATGCTGGTAAATTATCTATGCAGATTGCAACAGGTGTTCCAAATGAATTAGTGCCTATTATTATTGCTACCATCATCTTCTTTGCTGCTACAAATGAAATGATTAAAGGTTGGTTAAAAAGAATTGGAAATAAAAAGAGCGATAAGGAAAGGGGTGCTAAATAA
- a CDS encoding ABC transporter permease — protein MWDALTSIIPLGIAYTAPLLIIALGGLYSERSGIVNIGLEGLMGMGAFATAVFIALTQSTLGVASVWIGLLVGALAGGLLSYLHAFASVSMRANQVISGTAINILSAALTVYLARAITGSGNVQIIQKFSKSDVAGLSSIPVIGPLFFSNAYITTYIVMAIVIFSWYMLYKRPFGLRLRACGENPQAADSMGINVQKMRYIGVIISGALAGLGGAIVITTYSGEFSNLTFNGLGFLALAALIFGKWNPWGVLGASLFFGFAKTLASMTLIFDNLKDMPNILFNTFPYVVTLIALMLFSKNAAGPKAAGEPYDPGKR, from the coding sequence ATGTGGGATGCGTTAACGAGTATTATTCCATTAGGGATAGCTTATACAGCGCCTTTATTAATCATTGCACTAGGCGGTCTATATTCTGAGCGTAGTGGTATTGTTAATATTGGCCTTGAAGGTTTAATGGGTATGGGAGCATTTGCTACTGCAGTATTTATTGCCTTAACTCAAAGTACGCTAGGGGTAGCTTCTGTTTGGATTGGTTTATTAGTTGGTGCTTTAGCAGGTGGGTTATTATCCTATTTACATGCTTTTGCGTCAGTATCCATGCGAGCTAACCAAGTTATTTCTGGTACAGCTATCAACATTTTATCAGCTGCTTTAACAGTGTATTTAGCTAGAGCTATAACTGGTAGTGGTAATGTACAGATCATTCAAAAGTTTAGTAAGTCAGATGTAGCTGGATTATCCAGTATTCCTGTCATAGGTCCATTATTCTTTTCAAATGCATATATTACTACTTATATAGTAATGGCCATTGTTATATTTAGTTGGTATATGCTTTATAAAAGACCATTCGGTCTACGTTTAAGAGCCTGCGGGGAAAACCCACAAGCTGCAGATTCGATGGGTATCAACGTACAAAAAATGCGTTATATTGGTGTAATTATTTCTGGTGCTTTAGCCGGATTAGGTGGAGCTATTGTTATTACAACTTACTCAGGTGAATTCTCTAACTTAACATTTAATGGTTTAGGTTTCTTAGCCTTAGCAGCATTAATATTTGGTAAATGGAACCCATGGGGAGTCCTTGGTGCATCACTATTCTTTGGTTTTGCAAAGACATTAGCGTCTATGACGTTAATATTTGATAACCTTAAGGATATGCCAAACATTTTATTCAATACATTCCCATACGTAGTAACATTAATCGCTTTAATGCTATTCAGTAAAAATGCTGCAGGACCAAAAGCAGCTGGAGAACCATATGATCCAGGTAAAAGATAG